Proteins from one Candidatus Binatia bacterium genomic window:
- a CDS encoding hemolysin family protein, with amino-acid sequence MESPGALLEILGIIVLILANGFFSSAEIAIVAVRKSRLGQLIQEKWAGATTLAALKEEPGRFLATVQVGVTVVGSMASVIGGAVTVTYLEPRLAPLFPAALAHWVGVIALGMTVAVISYFSLVLGELVPKSFALRHSERLACLAAGPIHALSRLAGPLVTALTVSTDAILWLFGQSGRAQEAFISEEEVKHMVREGAEHGIFDEAERELIHSVFEFADTSVREVMVPRSEVHGLDATTPPAKMLRTLVETGFSRMPVFQGDLDHIIGIVHIKDLLRAVEKTEPVPLATVMHPAFFVPDSMQISDLLRELQARRTHMAIVVNEFGTVVGLLSIEDLLEEIVGEIRDEFDVDEEQAVQVLPDGSLLVQGSYPLADLRDRYGVPLEESPDYRTTAGFVLSRLKRFPKGGEAITEQGFKLTVVVLDGRRLRKIRIEGPFKRRDLAAGNAA; translated from the coding sequence ATGGAGTCCCCCGGCGCACTGTTAGAAATCCTCGGCATCATCGTCCTCATTTTGGCCAACGGCTTCTTCTCCTCGGCTGAAATCGCCATCGTCGCGGTCCGCAAGAGCCGTCTGGGCCAACTGATCCAGGAGAAGTGGGCGGGGGCGACAACCCTCGCCGCCCTGAAAGAGGAACCCGGACGCTTTCTGGCGACGGTGCAGGTCGGCGTGACGGTGGTCGGCTCGATGGCCTCGGTCATCGGCGGTGCCGTCACGGTGACCTACCTCGAGCCAAGGCTCGCGCCCCTGTTCCCTGCCGCGCTCGCCCACTGGGTAGGCGTGATCGCACTGGGCATGACTGTCGCGGTGATTTCCTACTTCTCCCTGGTCCTCGGTGAGCTGGTGCCGAAGTCTTTCGCCCTGCGCCACAGCGAGCGCCTGGCGTGCCTGGCGGCCGGACCCATCCACGCGCTTTCGCGCCTGGCGGGGCCGCTGGTAACCGCCCTCACCGTGTCGACGGACGCAATTCTCTGGCTCTTCGGTCAGAGCGGTCGCGCCCAGGAAGCCTTCATCTCCGAAGAGGAGGTGAAGCACATGGTGCGCGAGGGCGCCGAGCACGGCATCTTCGACGAGGCCGAACGCGAACTCATCCACAGCGTTTTCGAGTTTGCCGATACCTCCGTGCGCGAGGTCATGGTGCCGCGTTCCGAGGTCCACGGCCTTGACGCCACCACACCGCCCGCAAAGATGCTGCGGACCCTGGTCGAGACCGGCTTTTCGCGCATGCCCGTGTTTCAGGGCGACCTCGACCACATCATCGGGATCGTCCACATCAAGGATCTCCTGCGCGCCGTCGAAAAGACCGAGCCGGTTCCCCTGGCAACCGTAATGCACCCGGCCTTCTTCGTGCCCGACTCGATGCAGATCAGCGACCTGCTGCGCGAGCTGCAGGCCCGGCGCACCCACATGGCGATCGTCGTCAACGAGTTCGGCACCGTCGTCGGCCTGCTGTCGATCGAGGACCTGCTGGAAGAGATCGTCGGCGAGATCCGGGACGAGTTCGATGTCGACGAAGAGCAGGCCGTGCAGGTGCTGCCCGACGGGTCGCTGCTGGTGCAGGGGTCCTACCCGCTTGCCGATCTCCGGGATCGTTACGGCGTGCCGCTCGAAGAGAGTCCGGACTACAGGACCACGGCCGGCTTCGTGCTCTCGCGGTTGAAGCGCTTTCCCAAGGGCGGCGAAGCGATCACCGAACAGGGCTTCAAGCTGACCGTCGTGGTGCTCGACGGCCGGCGGCTGCGCAAGATCCGCATCGAGGGCCCGTTCAAACGCCGCGACCTCGCCGCCGGCAACGCCGCGTAA